From a region of the Pseudomonas fulva 12-X genome:
- a CDS encoding benzaldehyde dehydrogenase produces the protein MPKSESNAVLLDEQVWEAKLFSGTWRPPMTGGRNEVIEPATGERLATTGQARAEDVAMATAAAAAQQPAWEAVPPRQRADIFLRAAQLLQVEADECALFIARETGGILPKAQHEVREAVLFLQLAAGQVMQPHGLVLPSNSGTLSYARRLPHGVVGVISPFNFPLILSIRAVAPALAAGNAVVLKPDPQTPIAGGFLIARLFELAGLPEGVLHVLPGGADAGAALCSDPHVRMIAFTGSTAAGRKVAETAGRHLKKVALELGGKNPLIILDDADLERALSCASWGAFLHQGQICMASGLILVHESLHARFVEGLVDRARRLRVGDPAGGDVQLGPMINENQLVRTHQLVLDSVVAGAQLHTGGQYDGLFYQPTVLSHLTPGMPAFDTELFGPVACVASFASDEEAIELANRTEYGLAAAVISRSVGHAMAVGAQLRAGMLHINDQTVNDDGVNPFGGRGNSGNGGSMSGPANWDEFTQWQWVTVKDTPPQYPF, from the coding sequence CTGCCGAAATCAGAATCCAACGCCGTCCTGCTGGACGAACAGGTATGGGAGGCCAAGCTGTTTTCCGGAACCTGGCGCCCGCCGATGACAGGCGGGCGTAACGAGGTCATCGAACCGGCCACGGGTGAACGCCTGGCTACCACCGGCCAGGCCCGCGCCGAGGATGTCGCCATGGCCACCGCCGCGGCGGCCGCCCAACAACCGGCCTGGGAGGCCGTGCCGCCACGCCAGCGTGCCGATATCTTCCTGCGAGCCGCCCAGTTGCTGCAGGTCGAGGCAGACGAATGCGCACTGTTCATCGCCCGGGAAACCGGCGGCATCCTGCCCAAGGCCCAGCATGAAGTGCGCGAAGCGGTGCTGTTCCTGCAGCTCGCCGCCGGCCAGGTGATGCAGCCCCATGGCCTGGTGCTGCCGAGCAACAGCGGCACCCTGTCCTACGCACGGCGCCTGCCCCACGGCGTGGTCGGGGTGATCTCGCCGTTCAACTTTCCGCTGATCCTGTCGATCCGCGCCGTGGCGCCGGCCCTGGCCGCCGGCAATGCGGTGGTGCTCAAGCCCGATCCGCAGACGCCGATTGCCGGCGGCTTCCTGATCGCCCGCCTGTTCGAGCTGGCCGGCCTGCCCGAGGGCGTGCTGCACGTGTTGCCCGGCGGCGCCGATGCCGGCGCAGCGCTGTGCAGCGACCCGCACGTGCGCATGATCGCCTTCACCGGCTCCACCGCTGCCGGCCGCAAGGTGGCGGAAACCGCCGGCCGCCACCTGAAGAAGGTGGCGCTGGAGCTGGGCGGCAAGAACCCGCTGATCATCCTCGACGACGCCGACCTAGAACGCGCCCTGAGCTGCGCCAGCTGGGGCGCCTTTCTGCATCAGGGGCAGATCTGCATGGCCAGCGGCCTGATTCTGGTGCACGAATCGCTGCACGCGCGTTTCGTCGAAGGGCTGGTCGACCGCGCCCGGCGCCTGCGCGTCGGCGACCCGGCGGGCGGTGATGTGCAGCTCGGCCCGATGATCAACGAGAACCAGCTGGTGCGTACCCATCAATTGGTGCTCGACAGCGTGGTGGCCGGCGCCCAGCTGCACACCGGCGGCCAGTACGACGGCCTGTTCTACCAGCCCACCGTGCTCAGCCACCTGACGCCGGGCATGCCGGCCTTCGATACCGAGCTGTTCGGCCCGGTGGCCTGCGTGGCCAGCTTCGCCAGTGACGAAGAGGCCATCGAGCTGGCCAATCGCACCGAGTACGGCCTCGCCGCGGCAGTGATCTCGCGCTCCGTGGGCCACGCCATGGCGGTCGGCGCCCAGCTGCGCGCCGGCATGCTGCACATCAACGACCAAACGGTGAACGACGACGGCGTCAACCCGTTCGGCGGCCGCGGCAACTCCGGCAACGGCGGCAGCATGAGCGGCCCCGCCAACTGGGACGAATTCACCCAGTGGCAATGGGTGACGGTAAAGGACACGCCGCCGCAGTACCCCTTCTGA
- a CDS encoding coniferyl-alcohol dehydrogenase codes for MNLHDKTLIVTGAASGIGAEVARLARCAGARVIALDRHEPQISVHAYHQVDLGDPASIDQVIARLPGRIDGLCNIAGVPGTAPAELVGRVNYLGLRHLSEGLLSRLAGGCIVNAASILGAEWAQRLDAHKALAATTGFVAGSNWLAANPVEQATCYQYFKEALIVWSYQNASPWFREHDVRMNCVAPGPVFTPILGDFVQMLSEERLERDGRNMKRPALADEVAAVVLFLCSDAARWVCGANIPVDGGLAASYV; via the coding sequence ATGAACCTGCACGACAAGACCCTGATCGTCACCGGCGCCGCTTCCGGCATCGGTGCCGAAGTCGCCCGCCTGGCGCGCTGCGCCGGCGCGCGAGTGATCGCCCTGGATCGCCACGAGCCGCAGATCAGCGTGCACGCCTATCACCAAGTGGATCTGGGCGACCCGGCGAGCATCGACCAGGTGATCGCCCGCCTGCCCGGGCGCATCGACGGCCTGTGCAACATCGCCGGCGTACCCGGCACCGCGCCGGCCGAGCTGGTCGGCCGGGTCAACTACCTGGGCTTGCGTCATCTCTCGGAGGGCCTGCTGTCGCGTCTGGCCGGCGGCTGCATCGTCAATGCCGCATCGATCCTCGGCGCCGAGTGGGCGCAGCGCCTCGACGCCCACAAGGCGCTGGCCGCCACCACGGGTTTCGTGGCCGGCAGCAATTGGCTGGCCGCCAACCCGGTCGAGCAGGCCACCTGTTACCAGTACTTCAAGGAGGCGCTGATCGTCTGGTCGTACCAGAACGCCTCGCCCTGGTTCCGCGAACACGACGTGCGCATGAACTGCGTGGCGCCCGGCCCGGTGTTCACGCCGATCCTCGGCGACTTCGTGCAGATGCTCAGCGAGGAACGCCTGGAGCGCGACGGCCGCAACATGAAGCGCCCGGCCCTGGCCGACGAAGTGGCCGCCGTGGTGCTGTTTCTCTGCTCGGATGCGGCGCGCTGGGTGTGCGGCGCCAATATCCCGGTCGATGGCGGGCTGGCAGCCAGTTACGTGTGA